The proteins below come from a single Thermopolyspora flexuosa genomic window:
- a CDS encoding FAD-binding oxidoreductase, with translation MSGLPETVLAELVGALGEDAVVTDPDILAAHSHDRASFCAAGVPAVLLRPRITDEVQRVMRIAHRHRVPVVPQGARTGLSGAANAVDGSILLSLARMNRILEIDTVNHLAVVEAGVVNSVLSEAVAEKGLFYPPDPSSWRESTIGGNIATNAGGLCCVKYGVTRQYVRQLEVVLADGELVTLGSRTAKGVAGLDLVGLMVGSEGTLGIITKAVLALRPAPRPALTAAALFTSPSAAMAAVEKIMSSSIQPSLLEFLDGVTVRAVQAYRDMGLPPEAEAMLIAQSDAADAARLVTEMAGICREAGAVEVAETDDPKEAEMLLEARRLVNPAVERLGTTLIEDVAVPRSRLVEFVEELGRIAERRKVIIACPGHVGDGNLHPTIIFDRNDEQARDRALLAFDDVMAAGLAVGGTITGEHGVGMLKRSWLSTELGPRVTALQVGIKRIFDPQGILNPGKVW, from the coding sequence ATGAGCGGGCTCCCGGAGACGGTACTCGCCGAACTCGTCGGCGCGCTCGGCGAGGACGCGGTCGTGACGGACCCCGACATCCTCGCCGCGCACAGCCACGACCGGGCCTCGTTCTGCGCCGCGGGCGTGCCCGCCGTACTGCTCCGCCCCCGCATCACCGATGAGGTGCAGCGTGTCATGCGGATCGCCCACCGCCACCGTGTACCCGTGGTGCCGCAGGGCGCCCGGACCGGGCTCTCGGGCGCCGCGAACGCCGTCGACGGTTCGATCCTGCTGTCGCTGGCCCGGATGAACCGGATCCTGGAGATCGACACCGTCAACCACCTCGCGGTGGTCGAGGCGGGTGTGGTCAATTCGGTGCTGTCTGAGGCGGTGGCGGAGAAGGGGCTGTTCTATCCACCGGATCCGTCGTCGTGGCGGGAGTCCACGATCGGCGGGAACATCGCCACCAACGCCGGCGGGCTGTGCTGCGTGAAGTACGGCGTCACCCGCCAGTACGTGCGTCAGCTTGAGGTGGTGTTGGCGGACGGCGAGCTGGTGACGCTGGGCAGCCGGACCGCCAAGGGCGTGGCGGGGCTGGACCTGGTGGGCCTGATGGTCGGCTCGGAGGGGACGCTGGGCATCATCACCAAGGCTGTCCTCGCGCTTCGGCCCGCGCCCCGGCCCGCCCTTACCGCGGCCGCGCTCTTCACGTCGCCGTCGGCGGCGATGGCCGCCGTAGAGAAGATCATGAGCTCGTCGATCCAGCCCTCGTTGCTGGAGTTCCTCGACGGCGTCACCGTCCGGGCCGTGCAGGCGTACCGCGACATGGGGCTGCCGCCGGAGGCGGAGGCGATGCTGATCGCCCAGTCGGATGCGGCCGACGCGGCGCGGCTCGTCACCGAGATGGCCGGTATCTGCCGCGAGGCGGGTGCGGTCGAGGTGGCCGAGACGGACGACCCCAAGGAGGCCGAGATGCTCCTTGAGGCACGCCGTCTCGTGAATCCCGCGGTGGAACGCCTGGGGACCACGCTGATCGAGGATGTCGCCGTCCCGCGCAGCCGTCTGGTCGAGTTCGTCGAGGAGCTGGGCCGGATCGCGGAGCGGAGGAAGGTGATCATCGCCTGTCCGGGCCACGTGGGCGACGGGAACCTCCACCCCACGATCATTTTCGATCGGAACGACGAGCAGGCACGCGACCGCGCGTTGCTCGCCTTCGACGACGTGATGGCGGCCGGGCTCGCGGTCGGCGGCACGATCACCGGTGAGCACGGCGTCGGAATGCTGAAGCGCTCATGGCTGAGTACCGAACTGGGCCCGCGGGTTACGGCTTTGCAGGTCGGCATCAAGCGGATCTTCGATCCGCAGGGGATCCTGAACCCCGGAAAGGTGTGGTGA
- a CDS encoding 3-hydroxybutyryl-CoA dehydrogenase — MSDITRVGVVGCGLMGSGIAEVCARAGLDVLIREIDDDALAAGRARLERSLKRALDAGKITQEAFDAARGRLGFTTKLEDLADRDLVIEAATENPEVKSALFAELDRIVERRDAILASNTSSIPIVRIAQATTRPGQVIGLHFFNPAPVQKLVEIVPSLLTDQRTIARTRVFATEVLGKTAITAPDRAGFVVNALLVPYLLSAIRMVEAGHATAEDIDTGMTLGCAHPMGPLRLCDLIGLDTLKAIADSLYAEFKDPQYAAPPLLCRMVEAGFLGRKSGRGFYDYSA; from the coding sequence ATGTCGGACATTACGAGAGTGGGGGTCGTCGGCTGTGGCCTCATGGGGTCCGGGATCGCCGAGGTCTGTGCTCGCGCCGGCCTCGACGTCCTCATTCGTGAGATCGACGATGACGCGCTCGCGGCAGGCCGGGCCCGCCTGGAGAGGTCGCTGAAGCGCGCCCTCGACGCCGGAAAGATCACCCAGGAGGCGTTCGACGCCGCCCGCGGCCGCCTCGGCTTCACCACCAAGCTGGAGGACCTCGCCGACCGCGACCTCGTCATCGAGGCGGCCACCGAGAACCCCGAGGTGAAGAGCGCGCTGTTCGCCGAGCTCGACCGGATCGTCGAGCGCCGCGACGCCATCCTCGCCTCCAACACCTCTTCCATCCCCATCGTCCGCATCGCCCAGGCCACCACCCGCCCCGGCCAGGTCATCGGCCTGCACTTCTTCAACCCCGCCCCGGTGCAGAAGCTGGTGGAGATCGTGCCGTCGCTCCTCACCGACCAGCGCACCATCGCCCGTACCCGGGTGTTCGCCACCGAGGTGCTCGGCAAGACCGCGATCACCGCGCCCGACCGGGCGGGCTTCGTGGTCAACGCGCTGCTCGTGCCGTACCTGCTGTCGGCGATCCGCATGGTGGAGGCGGGCCACGCCACGGCCGAGGACATCGACACCGGCATGACGCTCGGCTGCGCCCACCCGATGGGCCCGCTGCGCCTGTGCGACCTGATCGGCCTCGACACGCTCAAGGCCATCGCCGACTCCCTGTACGCCGAGTTCAAGGACCCCCAGTACGCCGCTCCGCCGCTGCTGTGCCGCATGGTCGAGGCCGGTTTCCTCGGCCGTAAGTCGGGCCGGGGCTTCTACGACTACTCGGCGTAA